In Salinarimonas sp., a genomic segment contains:
- a CDS encoding response regulator transcription factor produces MDKASQTTIVIADDHPLFRGALRQAVTGVLADVSVVEAGGLEELTAALAKDANVDIVLLDLTMPGVQGYSGLIYLRAQYPDIPVVIVSANEDPVVIRRAVGFGASGFIPKSLDTAEIGAAVQAVLAGDSWTPPDVDLAADDDDEAAEIARRMATLTPQQVRVLMMLSEGLLNKQIAYELGVSEATVKAHVSAILQKLGVESRTQAVIAASKIGATAKASAPIE; encoded by the coding sequence GTGGACAAGGCGAGCCAGACGACCATCGTGATCGCGGACGATCACCCGCTCTTCCGCGGCGCCCTGCGCCAGGCCGTCACCGGGGTGCTGGCGGACGTCTCGGTGGTCGAGGCCGGCGGGCTCGAGGAGCTGACCGCCGCCCTCGCCAAGGACGCCAACGTCGATATCGTCCTGCTCGACCTCACCATGCCGGGCGTGCAGGGCTATTCGGGCCTCATCTACCTGCGCGCGCAATATCCGGACATCCCGGTCGTCATCGTCTCGGCCAACGAGGATCCGGTGGTGATCCGCCGCGCGGTGGGCTTCGGCGCCTCCGGCTTCATCCCCAAGAGCCTCGACACCGCCGAGATCGGCGCCGCCGTGCAGGCGGTGCTCGCCGGCGACAGCTGGACGCCGCCGGACGTCGACCTCGCGGCCGACGACGACGACGAGGCCGCCGAGATCGCCCGGCGCATGGCGACGCTCACGCCCCAGCAGGTGCGCGTGCTGATGATGCTGTCCGAGGGGCTGCTCAACAAGCAGATCGCCTACGAGCTCGGCGTCTCGGAAGCCACCGTGAAGGCCCACGTCTCGGCCATCCTCCAGAAGCTCGGCGTCGAGAGCCGCACCCAGGCGGTGATCGCCGCCTCGAAGATCGGCGCCACCGCCAAGGCCTCCGCGCCGATCGAGTGA
- a CDS encoding DUF6460 domain-containing protein — MQRILGGSPAAVITKLIFLSLLVGAFMSLVGITPQGLVSGAIEVLRDLWETGFEAFGTLGRWLAYGAVVVVPIYVVARLLSALR, encoded by the coding sequence ATGCAGCGGATCCTGGGCGGCTCGCCCGCCGCCGTGATCACCAAGCTGATCTTCCTGTCGCTGCTCGTCGGCGCGTTCATGTCGCTCGTCGGCATCACGCCGCAGGGGCTCGTGAGCGGCGCGATCGAGGTTCTGCGCGATCTCTGGGAGACCGGCTTCGAGGCCTTCGGCACGCTCGGGCGCTGGCTCGCCTACGGCGCCGTCGTGGTGGTGCCGATCTACGTCGTCGCGCGCCTCCTCTCGGCGCTGCGCTGA
- a CDS encoding MATE family efflux transporter, which yields MAHAETAPVEVTHGRMFRIAVPMMLSHITVPLLGLVDATVIGRLGDAALLGAVALGAAVFDYLFWTFGALRMGTAGLTAQAVGARDRQGVSETLARAFAVGGAIGLLLLALQVPIAWGAFAIIGASDAVDAAFAEYFAIRIWAAPVTLMNYALLGTLTGRGRTDLGFLTQVVQNLANVALTIWLVVGLEWGVAGAALGTVIGETIGFALGLAIVVRLGDNPLRARRAALFDPVALKRMLAVNGDIMIRTIALMVAFIGFQSLSARSGDVTLAANAVLLNVFLIGGYFLDGFATAAEAIGGQAYGAKRPRAFRRAAGIAVLWAHVFGALLSAGFYVGGAAFIDFVSTDPEVREAARLYLVFAALTPLAGALAFAHDGVFIGATWTAALRNTMLAALAVYIALLYLLQDLGNTALWLSFLVFLVARGLGQQLLFPRLAARGLPLEAPAPAPAPVAGDPASPRSD from the coding sequence ATGGCCCATGCGGAGACCGCGCCGGTCGAGGTGACGCACGGGCGGATGTTCCGCATCGCCGTGCCGATGATGCTCTCGCACATCACGGTGCCGCTGCTCGGCCTCGTCGACGCCACCGTGATCGGCCGGCTGGGGGACGCGGCGCTGCTCGGCGCCGTGGCGCTCGGCGCGGCGGTGTTCGACTACCTGTTCTGGACCTTCGGCGCGCTGCGCATGGGCACGGCCGGCCTCACCGCGCAGGCGGTGGGCGCGCGCGACCGGCAGGGCGTCTCCGAGACGCTGGCGCGCGCCTTCGCGGTGGGCGGCGCCATCGGCCTTCTCCTCCTCGCGCTGCAGGTGCCGATCGCCTGGGGCGCCTTCGCGATCATCGGCGCGTCGGACGCCGTGGACGCGGCCTTCGCCGAGTATTTCGCCATCCGCATCTGGGCCGCGCCCGTCACCCTGATGAACTACGCGCTGCTGGGCACGCTCACCGGGCGCGGGCGCACGGATCTCGGCTTCCTCACGCAGGTCGTGCAGAATCTCGCCAACGTGGCGCTGACGATCTGGCTCGTGGTGGGCCTCGAATGGGGCGTCGCCGGCGCGGCGCTCGGCACCGTGATCGGCGAGACGATCGGCTTCGCGCTCGGGCTCGCGATCGTCGTCCGGCTCGGCGACAACCCGCTGCGGGCGCGGCGCGCGGCGCTCTTCGATCCCGTCGCGTTGAAGCGCATGCTCGCCGTCAACGGCGACATCATGATCCGCACGATCGCCCTGATGGTGGCCTTCATCGGCTTCCAGTCGCTGAGCGCGCGCTCGGGCGACGTGACGCTCGCGGCGAACGCGGTGCTCCTCAACGTCTTCCTGATCGGCGGCTACTTCCTCGACGGCTTCGCCACGGCGGCGGAGGCCATCGGTGGCCAGGCCTACGGGGCGAAGCGCCCGCGCGCCTTCCGCCGGGCGGCGGGAATCGCGGTCCTGTGGGCGCACGTCTTCGGCGCGCTGCTCTCCGCCGGGTTCTATGTCGGCGGCGCCGCCTTCATCGACTTCGTCTCCACGGATCCGGAGGTGCGCGAGGCGGCCCGGCTCTATCTCGTCTTCGCGGCGCTGACCCCGCTCGCCGGGGCCCTCGCCTTCGCCCATGACGGCGTCTTCATCGGCGCGACCTGGACGGCGGCGCTCCGCAACACGATGCTCGCCGCGCTCGCGGTCTACATCGCGCTGCTCTACCTCCTGCAGGATCTCGGCAATACGGCGCTGTGGCTGTCCTTCCTCGTCTTCCTGGTGGCGCGGGGGCTCGGGCAGCAGCTCCTCTTCCCCCGGCTGGCGGCGCGGGGCCTTCCGCTGGAGGCGCCCGCCCCGGCGCCCGCTCCCGTCGCGGGGGATCCTGCCTCGCCGAGGAGCGACTGA
- a CDS encoding phosphatidylserine decarboxylase, with product MRLKPYRIVLEACPMSLVESVRKVFVPIHREGYPFIAIAGAASIGLGFLWEPLFWIGLVITLWVAYFFRDPPRTTPLRDGLVVSPADGRVSMITTAVPPHDLDLPREPMTRISIFMNVFNCHVNRAPVSGTITQQVYSKGLFLNAELDKASEDNERNSLVIETSGTEIAVVQIAGLVARRIVSFVREGEEIEAGERFGLIRFGSRLDVYLPLSARPLVGFGQNAIAGETVLADLKSSEPPRQFRAG from the coding sequence ATGCGCTTGAAGCCGTACCGTATCGTTTTGGAAGCCTGTCCCATGTCCCTCGTCGAATCCGTCCGCAAGGTCTTCGTGCCGATCCACCGCGAGGGCTATCCCTTCATCGCCATCGCGGGCGCGGCCTCGATCGGGCTCGGCTTCCTGTGGGAGCCGCTGTTCTGGATCGGGCTCGTGATCACGCTGTGGGTCGCCTACTTCTTCCGCGACCCGCCGCGCACGACGCCCCTGCGCGACGGGCTCGTCGTCTCCCCCGCCGACGGGCGGGTGAGCATGATCACCACCGCCGTGCCGCCGCACGATCTCGACCTGCCGCGCGAGCCGATGACGCGCATCTCGATCTTCATGAACGTGTTCAACTGCCACGTGAACCGCGCGCCGGTGTCGGGCACCATCACCCAGCAGGTCTATTCCAAGGGCCTGTTCCTGAACGCCGAGCTCGACAAGGCGAGCGAGGACAACGAGCGCAACTCCCTCGTCATCGAGACGAGCGGGACCGAGATCGCGGTGGTGCAGATCGCGGGCCTGGTGGCGCGGCGCATCGTCTCCTTCGTGCGCGAAGGCGAGGAGATCGAGGCGGGCGAGCGCTTCGGGCTCATTCGCTTCGGCTCGCGGCTCGACGTCTACCTGCCGCTCTCGGCCCGCCCGCTGGTCGGCTTCGGCCAGAACGCCATCGCCGGCGAGACCGTGCTCGCCGACCTGAAGTCGTCGGAGCCCCCGCGCCAGTTCCGCGCGGGCTGA
- a CDS encoding phosphatidylcholine/phosphatidylserine synthase, translating into MSDFFAPFAPDPNEPRRRRFKPVPFRVIAPNLITLLALCLGLTAIRLGYEGRLELAVYAILVAAVLDALDGRVARLLKGTSRFGAELDSLSDFLNFGVAPALILFAFTLDNAGGVGWAAALVFAIASCLRLARFNVALDDPHRPEWRKNFFVGMPAPAGALSALLPIYLYFLGVPTNEEVAAPFALAYLVAIAFMMVSTVPTYAGKTLGQRIPRERVLPLFVGAVALVALVVSFPFAMLSIAVVVYLAAIPVGVQRYRRLAKEHAHHAAAERAAARAPDGDPDI; encoded by the coding sequence ATGAGCGACTTCTTCGCCCCCTTCGCCCCCGATCCGAACGAGCCGCGCCGGCGCCGCTTCAAGCCGGTGCCGTTCCGCGTCATCGCGCCGAACCTGATCACGCTGCTCGCCTTGTGCCTGGGGCTCACCGCCATTCGCCTCGGCTACGAGGGCCGGCTCGAGCTCGCCGTCTACGCGATCCTGGTCGCCGCCGTGCTCGATGCGCTCGACGGGCGCGTGGCGCGGCTCCTGAAGGGCACCTCGCGCTTCGGGGCCGAGCTCGATTCGCTCTCGGACTTCCTCAATTTCGGCGTCGCGCCGGCGCTGATCCTGTTCGCCTTCACGCTCGACAACGCCGGCGGCGTCGGCTGGGCGGCGGCGCTCGTCTTCGCCATCGCCTCCTGCCTGCGCCTCGCGCGCTTCAACGTCGCCCTCGACGATCCGCACCGGCCGGAATGGCGCAAGAACTTCTTCGTGGGCATGCCCGCACCCGCGGGCGCGCTCTCGGCGCTGCTCCCGATCTACCTCTACTTTCTCGGCGTGCCGACGAACGAGGAGGTCGCGGCGCCCTTCGCGCTCGCCTACCTCGTCGCCATCGCCTTCATGATGGTCTCCACCGTGCCGACCTATGCGGGCAAGACGCTGGGCCAGCGGATCCCGCGCGAGCGGGTGCTGCCGCTCTTCGTGGGGGCGGTGGCGCTGGTGGCGCTCGTCGTGTCCTTCCCCTTCGCCATGCTGTCGATCGCCGTCGTCGTCTACCTCGCCGCGATCCCCGTCGGCGTGCAGCGCTACCGGCGGCTCGCCAAGGAGCACGCCCACCACGCGGCGGCGGAGCGCGCGGCCGCCCGCGCGCCGGACGGCGATCCGGACATCTGA
- a CDS encoding Maf-like protein, with the protein MPGGSPPVSLFGSREPEWRPKLVLASASPRRLQLLQQIGLEPDALLPADVDETPLKLEKPRDLARRLAQEKARGALRAARADESLKGAYLVSADTVVAVGRRILPKAEIVDEAAGCLRLLSGRQHRVYTSVCVVTPKDGFRERVVETRVRFKRLSRDEIDSYLASGEWRGKAGGYAIQGLAGAFVIKLVGSYPAVVGLPIYETAALLEGEGYPVRLSWLNAV; encoded by the coding sequence ATGCCTGGAGGATCACCACCCGTGTCGTTGTTCGGATCGCGCGAGCCTGAATGGCGGCCGAAGCTCGTCCTCGCCTCGGCGTCGCCGCGGCGCCTGCAGCTCCTCCAGCAGATCGGGCTCGAGCCGGACGCATTGCTGCCGGCCGACGTCGACGAGACGCCGCTGAAGCTCGAGAAGCCGCGCGACCTCGCCCGCCGCCTCGCCCAAGAGAAGGCGCGCGGCGCGCTCAGGGCGGCGCGGGCTGACGAGAGCCTGAAAGGCGCCTATCTCGTCTCCGCCGACACGGTGGTGGCGGTCGGCCGGCGCATCCTGCCCAAGGCCGAGATCGTCGACGAGGCGGCGGGCTGCCTGCGGCTGCTCTCGGGCCGCCAGCACCGGGTCTATACCAGCGTGTGCGTGGTGACGCCCAAGGACGGCTTTCGCGAGCGCGTGGTCGAGACCCGCGTGCGCTTCAAGAGGCTGTCGCGGGACGAGATCGATTCCTACCTCGCTTCCGGCGAATGGCGCGGCAAGGCCGGCGGCTACGCCATCCAGGGGCTGGCCGGCGCCTTCGTCATCAAGCTCGTCGGGTCCTACCCGGCGGTGGTCGGGCTTCCCATCTACGAGACCGCGGCGCTGCTCGAGGGCGAAGGCTACCCCGTGCGGCTGTCCTGGCTGAACGCGGTGTGA
- a CDS encoding DNA gyrase inhibitor YacG — protein MPRKTTEAPANDDLAEMAGRACPICGKTAVVKYRPFCSKRCADVDLQRWFTGTYAVPVVEEDRSADGDDAE, from the coding sequence ATGCCCCGCAAGACGACCGAGGCCCCCGCCAACGACGACCTCGCCGAGATGGCGGGTCGCGCCTGCCCGATCTGCGGCAAGACCGCCGTGGTGAAGTATCGCCCGTTCTGCTCGAAGCGCTGCGCCGACGTCGACCTGCAGCGCTGGTTCACGGGGACCTACGCCGTGCCCGTGGTGGAGGAGGACCGCTCGGCGGATGGCGACGACGCAGAGTGA
- a CDS encoding formate dehydrogenase accessory sulfurtransferase FdhD: MSADVTSTTRITPDPADPRLTRTVSGVDETGRPVDTAVVVERALTLYLNSQEIVTMMTIGDYPEYLALGYLLNQNMLKPDDVVTAVDYDDDLEVVVVRTERETNFEDKLKKRTQTSGCAQGTTFGDLMEALDDIVLPKASLRTSWLYRLTHAINTTPSLYLEAGAIHGCVLARGDEPLVYMEDVGRHNAVDKIAGWMFRHGETGADKIFYTTGRLTSEMVIKTVRMGIPILVSRSGFTAWGVELARRTGLTLIGRARGKRFVALSGEERIVYDQDLSYVADESAKHRRKGSKEGAGGDE; this comes from the coding sequence ATGAGTGCTGATGTGACGTCCACCACCCGGATCACCCCGGATCCCGCCGACCCGCGGCTCACCCGAACCGTCTCCGGCGTCGACGAGACCGGCCGGCCCGTGGACACCGCCGTCGTCGTCGAGCGGGCGCTGACGCTCTACCTGAATTCCCAGGAGATCGTCACGATGATGACGATCGGCGACTATCCGGAATACCTGGCGCTCGGCTATCTGCTCAACCAGAACATGCTCAAGCCCGACGACGTCGTCACCGCGGTCGACTACGACGACGATCTCGAGGTCGTCGTGGTGCGCACCGAGCGCGAGACCAATTTCGAGGACAAGCTGAAGAAGCGCACGCAGACCTCCGGCTGCGCCCAGGGCACCACCTTCGGCGACCTGATGGAGGCGCTCGACGACATCGTGCTGCCGAAGGCGAGCCTGCGCACCTCCTGGCTCTACCGCCTCACCCACGCCATCAACACGACGCCCTCGCTCTACCTGGAAGCGGGGGCGATCCACGGCTGCGTGCTCGCGCGCGGCGACGAGCCGCTGGTCTACATGGAGGACGTCGGGCGCCACAACGCGGTCGACAAGATCGCCGGCTGGATGTTCCGCCACGGCGAGACCGGCGCCGACAAGATCTTCTACACGACGGGGCGCCTCACCTCGGAGATGGTGATCAAGACCGTGCGCATGGGCATCCCGATCCTCGTCTCGCGCTCCGGCTTCACCGCCTGGGGCGTCGAGCTCGCCCGGCGCACGGGGCTCACGCTCATCGGCCGCGCGCGCGGCAAGCGCTTCGTCGCGCTCTCGGGCGAGGAGCGGATCGTCTACGACCAGGACCTCTCCTACGTGGCCGACGAGAGCGCGAAGCACCGGCGCAAGGGATCGAAGGAGGGAGCGGGCGGCGATGAGTGA
- the mobA gene encoding molybdenum cofactor guanylyltransferase MobA: MSEAHPPTLGVLLAGGLARRMGGGDKPLRTIGGKTILARAIERLAPQCDALVLNANGDPARFAQTGLPVVADTVEGFAGPLAGVLAGLDWAARNRPDIAYVTTLAADTPFVPRDFVSRLHAARAAAGTPLACAESDGRTHPTNALWRVDLREDLRHALVVKDMRKIDRWTARHGVALAAWPATPLDPFFNANTPEDVAEAERLLAEHGEA, from the coding sequence ATGAGTGAGGCGCATCCCCCCACGCTCGGCGTACTCCTCGCCGGCGGGCTCGCGCGGCGCATGGGCGGCGGCGACAAGCCGCTGCGCACGATCGGCGGCAAGACCATCCTCGCCCGCGCCATCGAGCGGCTGGCGCCGCAATGCGACGCGCTCGTCCTCAACGCCAACGGCGACCCGGCGCGGTTCGCGCAGACCGGGCTGCCGGTCGTGGCGGATACGGTCGAGGGCTTCGCGGGCCCGCTCGCGGGCGTGCTCGCCGGGCTCGACTGGGCGGCGCGGAACCGGCCCGACATCGCCTACGTCACGACGCTCGCGGCGGACACGCCCTTCGTCCCGCGCGATTTCGTCTCGCGCCTGCACGCCGCCCGCGCGGCGGCGGGGACGCCGCTCGCCTGCGCCGAGAGCGACGGGCGCACCCATCCCACGAACGCGCTCTGGCGGGTGGATCTGCGCGAGGACCTGCGCCACGCGCTCGTCGTAAAGGACATGCGCAAGATCGACCGCTGGACCGCCCGCCACGGCGTCGCGCTGGCCGCCTGGCCGGCCACCCCGCTCGATCCGTTCTTCAACGCCAACACGCCCGAGGACGTGGCCGAGGCCGAGCGCCTCCTCGCGGAGCATGGCGAGGCGTGA
- a CDS encoding DUF2865 domain-containing protein: MSSHDPRDRAGAPPRALGVARLFGALVLGGFVAALAVPPAVEATGAIEFFRADSRATQPGRAEPPGLLGRIFGGERRAAPRVRPAPQPRQATPRPAAEPRQARRIVPSSRGRTYCVRMCDGYYFPVGDLAARRDLPLHDLACNAGCPGAPTKLFVLPPGAEEIEEAKAADGMRYADLPMAQAYTTAIDGTCSCQGPNRRVADRLDIRHDMTLRRGDIVVTREGPLVYRGRDGQPEELAEFRPFGEAEIAGSLRAKADARLGVSFRKEIAREFLAETRATVDMASR, from the coding sequence ATGAGTTCCCACGATCCTCGCGATCGCGCCGGCGCTCCGCCGCGCGCGCTCGGCGTCGCACGCCTGTTCGGCGCCCTCGTCCTCGGCGGCTTCGTCGCCGCGCTCGCCGTGCCCCCCGCCGTGGAGGCGACGGGCGCCATCGAGTTCTTCCGCGCCGACAGCCGGGCGACGCAGCCGGGCCGCGCCGAGCCGCCGGGCCTGCTCGGGCGGATCTTCGGCGGCGAGCGTCGCGCCGCGCCTCGCGTCCGGCCTGCGCCGCAGCCGCGCCAGGCGACGCCGCGCCCGGCGGCCGAGCCCCGCCAGGCGCGCCGAATCGTCCCCTCGTCCCGCGGGCGGACCTACTGCGTGCGCATGTGCGACGGCTACTACTTCCCCGTCGGCGATCTCGCCGCGCGGCGCGACCTGCCGCTGCACGACCTCGCCTGCAACGCGGGCTGCCCCGGGGCGCCGACGAAGCTGTTCGTGCTCCCGCCCGGCGCCGAGGAGATCGAGGAGGCCAAGGCCGCAGACGGCATGCGCTACGCCGATCTGCCGATGGCGCAGGCCTACACGACGGCGATCGACGGCACCTGTTCCTGCCAGGGCCCGAACCGCCGCGTCGCCGACCGGCTCGACATCCGCCACGACATGACGCTGCGCCGCGGCGACATCGTCGTCACCAGGGAAGGCCCGCTCGTCTATCGCGGCCGCGACGGACAGCCGGAGGAGCTCGCCGAGTTCCGCCCCTTCGGCGAGGCCGAGATCGCCGGGAGCCTGCGCGCGAAGGCGGACGCGCGGCTCGGCGTGAGCTTCCGCAAGGAGATCGCGCGGGAGTTCCTGGCCGAGACCCGGGCGACGGTGGACATGGCCTCGCGGTGA
- the glp gene encoding gephyrin-like molybdotransferase Glp, whose product MAQLSNDCFAFGGALMRVDEALALIAERIAPVTAVEHAPLAEADGRVLADDVTAPIPLPPFFNSAVDGYAVRHADLTPGGETRLPVSGRLAAGAAPAADAAERVALRIFTGAAMPEGFDTVYMQEDAVREEGDVVLPAGLKPGANARPAGEDLEAGALALPAGHRLTPRDLALLAALGLPEIPVRAPLTVGVFSTGDELVGPGRALGPAKLYDANRFMLISLARRAGCVVRDLGILPDRREAVAAALADAAERVDMLITSGGVSTGEEDHVKAAVEAAGALTFWRVGIKPGRPVALGVVKGKAFIGLPGNPAAVFVTFAMLARPLIARLAGETWRRPVSFPVRAGFAYKKKEGRREYVRCALAPDGAGGLLARKHPREGAGVITSLTQTAGLVELPEEVTRVAEGDTVAFLPYAALV is encoded by the coding sequence ATGGCCCAGCTCTCGAACGATTGCTTCGCCTTCGGCGGCGCCCTGATGCGGGTCGACGAGGCGCTCGCGCTCATCGCCGAGCGGATCGCGCCGGTGACGGCGGTGGAGCACGCGCCGCTCGCCGAGGCGGACGGACGCGTGCTCGCGGACGACGTCACGGCGCCGATCCCGCTGCCACCCTTCTTCAACTCGGCCGTCGACGGCTACGCGGTCCGCCACGCCGACCTCACGCCGGGCGGCGAGACGCGCCTTCCCGTCTCCGGGCGGCTGGCGGCGGGCGCGGCTCCGGCCGCCGACGCTGCGGAGCGCGTGGCGCTGCGCATCTTCACCGGCGCGGCCATGCCCGAGGGTTTCGACACGGTCTACATGCAGGAGGACGCCGTGCGCGAGGAGGGCGACGTCGTCCTCCCCGCCGGCCTGAAGCCCGGCGCCAACGCCCGTCCCGCCGGCGAGGATCTCGAGGCCGGCGCGCTCGCCCTGCCGGCGGGCCACCGGCTCACCCCGCGCGACCTCGCGCTCCTCGCCGCGCTGGGCCTTCCCGAGATCCCCGTGCGCGCGCCGTTGACGGTGGGCGTGTTCTCCACGGGCGACGAGCTCGTCGGGCCGGGCCGGGCGCTCGGGCCGGCCAAGCTCTATGACGCCAACCGCTTCATGCTGATTTCGCTCGCGCGCCGCGCCGGCTGCGTCGTGCGCGATCTCGGCATCCTGCCGGACCGGCGCGAGGCGGTCGCGGCCGCGCTGGCCGATGCGGCCGAGCGCGTCGACATGCTGATCACGTCCGGCGGCGTCTCGACCGGGGAGGAGGATCACGTCAAGGCGGCGGTGGAGGCGGCCGGCGCGCTCACCTTCTGGCGGGTGGGCATCAAGCCCGGCCGGCCGGTGGCGCTCGGCGTGGTGAAGGGCAAGGCCTTCATCGGCCTGCCGGGGAACCCGGCGGCGGTGTTCGTGACCTTCGCCATGCTGGCCCGGCCGCTGATCGCGCGGCTTGCGGGGGAGACCTGGCGGCGGCCGGTGTCGTTCCCGGTGCGCGCCGGCTTCGCGTACAAGAAGAAGGAAGGCCGGCGCGAATACGTGCGCTGCGCGCTCGCGCCGGACGGGGCGGGCGGCCTCCTCGCCCGCAAGCACCCCCGCGAGGGCGCGGGGGTGATCACGTCGCTGACGCAGACGGCGGGTCTCGTCGAGCTGCCGGAGGAGGTCACGCGCGTCGCCGAGGGCGACACGGTGGCGTTCCTGCCCTACGCGGCGCTCGTGTGA
- the mobB gene encoding molybdopterin-guanine dinucleotide biosynthesis protein B — MRVIGLAGWSGAGKTTLLARLIPALVARGVEVSTLKHAHHAFDVDRPGKDSHTHREAGAREVLVASARRFALMREYGPGEEEPPLGALLARLSPVDLVIVEGFKAWPHPKIEVFREANGKPHLYDTAPNVRLLASDVPVPAAPVPVIALDDVEAIADAALREAVARDTLLAELARTPSPARLRPARG, encoded by the coding sequence ATGCGCGTGATCGGGCTCGCCGGCTGGAGCGGCGCGGGCAAGACGACGCTTCTCGCCAGGCTCATCCCCGCCCTGGTGGCGCGCGGGGTCGAGGTCTCGACCCTCAAGCACGCGCACCACGCCTTCGATGTCGACCGGCCCGGCAAGGACAGCCACACCCACCGCGAGGCCGGCGCGCGGGAGGTGCTGGTCGCGTCCGCGCGGCGCTTCGCGCTGATGCGCGAATACGGCCCGGGCGAGGAGGAGCCGCCGCTCGGCGCGCTCCTCGCGCGGCTCTCGCCGGTCGACCTCGTGATCGTCGAGGGGTTCAAGGCCTGGCCGCATCCGAAGATCGAGGTGTTCCGCGAAGCGAACGGCAAGCCGCATCTGTACGACACGGCGCCGAACGTGCGCCTCCTCGCGAGCGACGTCCCCGTTCCCGCCGCGCCGGTTCCGGTGATCGCTCTCGACGACGTCGAGGCCATCGCGGACGCCGCCTTGCGCGAGGCGGTCGCGCGCGACACGCTCCTCGCGGAGCTCGCGCGCACGCCTTCGCCGGCGCGGCTCAGGCCGGCGCGCGGCTGA
- a CDS encoding MbcA/ParS/Xre antitoxin family protein, which translates to MPNASPERRPAAAAGPQLVNPALFSSAERRRLSGPGLRTFLAVADLWRMTEEERLRVLGSPSRSTYHGWAKAVREHRDVTLDLDTLTRISAFLGIYQALSILEGDEAAGLQWLRSPHGAPVFAGRPPMALVTDGSQDALLTVRRFLDAARGGIYMPPNAVDEGFTPYEDGDIDLS; encoded by the coding sequence ATGCCGAACGCCAGCCCGGAGCGCCGCCCCGCCGCCGCCGCGGGACCGCAGCTCGTGAACCCGGCTTTGTTCAGCAGCGCCGAGCGCCGCCGGCTGAGTGGGCCGGGCCTGCGCACCTTCCTCGCGGTGGCGGATCTCTGGCGGATGACTGAGGAAGAGCGGCTGCGCGTGCTGGGCTCGCCGTCCCGCTCGACCTATCACGGCTGGGCCAAGGCCGTGCGCGAGCACCGGGACGTCACCCTCGACCTCGACACGCTGACCCGGATCTCGGCCTTTCTCGGCATCTACCAGGCGCTCTCGATCCTCGAGGGCGACGAGGCGGCGGGCCTGCAATGGCTGCGTTCGCCGCACGGCGCGCCGGTCTTCGCGGGACGCCCTCCGATGGCGCTCGTCACCGACGGCTCGCAGGACGCGCTCCTGACCGTGCGCCGCTTCCTCGACGCCGCGCGCGGCGGGATCTACATGCCGCCCAACGCCGTGGACGAGGGCTTCACGCCCTACGAGGATGGCGACATCGACCTCTCATGA
- a CDS encoding RES family NAD+ phosphorylase, whose translation MTHVRAPAPRPSHRLIPSRFPPIALFERVATAADLEAVMELVGWTNDRLVAHRVARLPRDEWVYGRPNASIVMASFLHVAPGGSRFNGPDLGAWYAAAAIRTAVAEVGHHLRREAAARGEPSLTRVFRAYEATLQGAYVDIRGQAAERPDLYAGTSTAAAQSFGEGLRAAGEDGILYDSLRHAGGENVAAYRPSRIRDVVQADHWEIIVRAGEKRIAARRLRG comes from the coding sequence ATGACGCATGTCCGCGCCCCGGCGCCGAGGCCGAGCCATCGCCTGATCCCTTCGCGCTTTCCGCCGATCGCCCTGTTCGAGCGTGTCGCGACGGCGGCGGATCTCGAAGCGGTGATGGAGCTCGTCGGCTGGACCAACGACCGCCTCGTCGCACATCGCGTGGCCCGCCTGCCGCGGGACGAATGGGTCTACGGCCGGCCGAACGCCAGTATCGTCATGGCCTCCTTCCTCCACGTCGCGCCGGGCGGCAGCCGCTTCAACGGCCCCGACCTCGGGGCCTGGTACGCGGCGGCCGCGATCCGCACGGCGGTGGCGGAGGTGGGCCATCACCTGCGCCGCGAGGCGGCGGCGCGCGGCGAGCCCTCGCTCACGCGGGTCTTCCGCGCCTACGAGGCGACGCTCCAGGGCGCTTACGTCGACATCCGCGGGCAGGCGGCGGAGCGGCCCGATCTCTACGCCGGCACGAGCACCGCCGCGGCGCAGTCCTTCGGCGAGGGACTGCGCGCGGCTGGCGAGGACGGCATCCTCTACGACAGCCTGCGCCACGCAGGCGGCGAGAACGTCGCGGCGTATCGCCCGAGCAGGATCCGGGACGTCGTCCAGGCGGACCACTGGGAGATCATCGTCCGGGCCGGAGAGAAACGCATCGCCGCTCGTCGGCTGCGGGGGTGA